The following nucleotide sequence is from Candidatus Zixiibacteriota bacterium.
GGCCAGGACGAAGAACAAGTCAACCGTCAAGTCACGTGGCCGTATCAAGACGCAGGTCGGCAAGCGACGCGAGAGACGTTGACAGACGCTCGCTGGCAGTGCATTAACAACGCGAGGATCGGCCGGTGAATTGTTTCAACCGTGGAAAGGGTATGTTGTCCATGACAAAGGGAATGTCGGCAAAAGTGTTGACGACGGCGCTGCTCATCGCCGCCGTGTTGGCCAGAGTGACCCCGGCAGCCGCTTCGGCGTCGAATGACCCGCTCATGCAGGCCATGGAATCGGAGTTGTCACGCTCAATGCAGCGGCTCAAGCTCGATGACTTTGATGCGCCGTATTTCATCTCCTATCGCCTGACCGAAATTCAAGCGGTCTCGATGGAGGCCTCTTACGGGGCGCTGGTCTCCTCCGGGGGAGAGAACTACCGCGGACTGGTCGTCGACGTGCGGGTCGGCGACTATGCCCAGGACAACAGCACCGACGATGACAGCTTCTATTTCAACCCACGCGACACCGACGCCTACCGTTTCTCGCGCAGCTACGCGCCGATCGACAACGACACGGCGGCGCTGCGGCACGAGTTGTGGCTGATCACCGATTACCAGTACAAGAGCGCGCTGGAGGAATACATCGCCGAGCGCGGCGGACAGATCCAAAAAATCGAGAAGCAAGACGCGCCCGAAGACTTTTCGATGGTCGCCCCCGTGACGATCAGCGAGCCGATCGACACGCTGTCGTTCGACGTCAAACGCTGGAAAAACGTCCTGCGCGCGATTTCCGCCCGGTTCAAACGCGAGGAGCTGATCTACGACTCCGACATCGAACTGCGCGCCATCGCCCAGACACGGTACCTGCTGACCAGCGAGGGGACGCGTCTGCGCACCAATGATCACAACTATTCGTTGTCGATGTCCGCGCATGTGCGCGCCGACGACGGCATGCCGATCGACCTCAGCTACGTCGTCAAGACACACGATATGGCTTCGCTGCCCGACTCGCTCTCGATGGCACAGTCGGCCGATTCGCTCTCGGAGCTGCTGTTGTCGCTGCGCGAGGCGCCGGTGATGGACCCCTACACCGGTCCCGCCATCGTCCTGCGCGGCGCCTCCGGCGTGTTCTTCCATGAAGCGCTCGGTCATCGTCTCGAAGGCCACCGGACACGTCGCGAATCGGAGGGGCACACCTTCAAGGATAAGCTGGGCTCGCGCATCATTCCGGAATTCTTAAGTGTGTACGATGATCCGACCCGCCAATACGCCGCGGGCGTGGACTTATACGGCAGCTATGAATTCGACGATGAAGGAGTCCCGTCGCAGAAGGCGCAATTGGTCTCCAACGGCGTGCTCGAGAGCTTCCTGATGTGCCGGACACCGATTCACGGCATCGCGTCCTCGAACGGACACGGCCGCGGCGACATCTGGCATCAACCCGTCAGCCGAATGGGATCGCTATTCGTCGAATCGAGCTCCCCGATCACTTTCAACGATCTGAAATCGCAATTGCTCGATCAGTGCCGCCGGCAGGGCAAAGAGTACGGCTTGGTGTTCGAGGATATCGAGGCGGGGGAGACCAATACATCGTCTTACGGCGTGCAAACGCTCCGCGTGAGGCCGCGTGTGGTCAAGAAAGTCTACGTCAGCGACGGACGCGAGGAACTGGTCCGGGGAGTCGAATTGATCGGGACCCCGCTGGCCGTCCTGGAAAGCATCGTGGCGGCATCCGACGATCTCGGAGTATTCAACGGGGTCTGCGGGGCCGAATCGGGCTGGGTACCGGTCTCGGCGGTCGCGCCCAGTGTCCTGATTTCGGAAGTCGAAGTTCAACGACTCGACCGCAATCTCAAGCGGGGACCGATCCTCCCGCCGCCGCTCCACAGCGTTGACCCCTGAGGATCAATCCGTTGCTGTCGATGGTGTTGTGAGAATCGCCGGCACTAAGTTTGTTCGGGGAGCATACGAGGGCTGTACAGAATGGGCGTCGATTTGGCCCCATGCGCCCGAATAGATTCCCGACGGCGTTGAGTTTTTTTCAACACACGTCATCATGATCGCGTATTTCGATTGAGAGATTGGCCCGCCCACCCTCGCGTGTCATGGGCGGCCCCGATTACCTGCTTCGTTTGTAACGCGCTGAACAACGATTCTGTGAACCGGATCGGCATCCGCGATTCGTGTTCCTCCTGCCCGCCAGTCGGCGCCCTTCCCACCGCAGGTGTGGTGTCCGTATCCGGGAGGTGTCTGTGCCGAAGCGCAAAACCATTCCATTTCAGCGTGATCGCGAAAAGGAAAGCTGGTCGTTGTACGGCCTGCAGGGATTGCAGCCCGACCGATTCGCTCGTGTGGTCAAAAAGATCATCGACGGCGATTACCTCGTTGTTCGCCCTGCAACGCGGCCCTCGATGAGCGCCTGACGCCGTGCACGAATACGTTTTCGCCCCTTGGCCGCCATCGACCCCCTCCCGCGGTTGTACCGCTGAGATCATTGCTGGTGGCCCGCATGCATCGGCCGGTCGATCTCCGGCGGCCGCCTTGATGTGATCCCCTAACATCTGTCCTTCCATTCCGTTTGCCTCCCGTGTTCGACTGAAAGAGCGTTGCTGGCATCCGCCCAATAGGTTTAATTGCGGCCCTTTGGGACACCGTGTTCCGATAACGGCTCCGGAGCGTCGCAATGATCGTGACTCACGTCTACCAAGCTGATCATGGCGTCGTCCGCCGCGAGGGAATCGAGCCGTTCGACGAACTCATCAAGAATCCGGAAGTCGTCTTCTGGGTCGATTTTCTGCGCCCGGCCGATGAGGAGTCGTATGTCCTGACCGGCGACTTCGGATTCCATCCGCTGGCCATCGAGGATGCCATCGGCGAGGAAGCCGGCCCCAAAGTCGATGATTACGACAGCTACCTGTTCGTCGATTTTCGCATCGCCGACTATGAAGTAGCCGCCGGCCTTCGCGTCCAGGCCGTGCACGTGTTTCTCCTGCGCAATGGCGTCGTGACCGTCCGCGATGAGGCGATTCGTCCGCTCGATGCGGTCGCCCGACGCTGCCGCACCGAGGAACGCATCCTCTCGCGCGGAGCCGATTTCTTCCTGCACACGCTGCTGGACCACATGGTCGATCATTACGATGTCACGATGGAGAAAATCGAAGACGAGGTCGACCGCGTCGAGGATGAGGTGTTCCGGGACGCCGACGATGCGATCGTCCGCCGCGTGTTCAACCTCAAGCGCGATCTGTCGCATCTGAAACGCGTCGTGACGCCCCTCCGCGAGATGCTCGACCGATTCTCCCGTTCCCGTTTCCCGCTGATCGGCTCGAAGGCGCGCGTGTACTACCGCGACGTGTTCGACCACATGCAGCGCATCAACGAATTGGCCGACTCCTTTCGCGACACGCTCAATTCCGTGCTGGAGGTCTATTTCTCGACCGTGCAATCGAAGACCAACGAGACGATCAAGGTGTTGACGATCATCTCGACGATCCTTTTGCCGTTGACATTCCTGACGGGTCTGTATGGAATGAATTTTGCCCGTATGCCCGAGCTCCACTGGGTCCATGGCTACAAGTTCTTCTGGGGGATCACCATCACGGTCGTCGTCGGAATGTTGTGGTTTTTCAAACGGCGCAAGTGGATTTAGCGGCGGACCGCCGGGAACTCGCGGACGCCGATTATATTTACGACTGGATTTCGTATGAACTGCCGTCAGCACCGATGATGACCGCCGATCCGATCCATACCGGCAAGATTGCGGGACGCAAGCGTCTCTACCTCGATACCCTTTACGATCCCGATCGCACCGGCCGATTCTTCCAGTGGCCGCATCCGTCGCCCGAGGCGTTCATCTCTTGTGCACGACGGGTCACGTGCAACGACACAGTCGACCGCGCACGGATTACGAGACTCCTGCTCCGTCAGAATGAAGCGCTCGACGCACCCGGTGCGGCCCTCGACAATGCGCGCAAGCTCGCCGATCCGAAGTCCGTGTGTGTGTTCACCGGGCAGCAGGCGGGGCTGCTGGGGGGACCGTTGTACACGCAATACAAGGCACTGGCGGTCATCGGCTGGGCGGCCCAACTTGAGAAGCAGTTGGGACGGCCGGTTGTCCCGGTATTCTGGATGGCGGCCGACGACCACGACTTCGAAGAAATCCGCTGGACCGCGTTCCCTGATACTCAAAACGACGTGCAGCGTCTGCAACTCGATGTGCCCGGCCTGCCCGAGCGCACCCCCGCCTCTCAGATCACGCTCGGCGATGACATCCATCGTGTCCTGAACGAATTGCAATCATTACAGCTCAAAACGGAGTTCAGCGACTCGGTTACAACTGCGCTCCACGAGGATTACACGCCCTCGCGCACGATGGTCGAGGCATTTGGGCGTTGGATGACGCGCATGCTGGGTCCGCTGGGGCTGGTGATGTTCGATCCGTCTGATCCCGAAGCCAAATCGCTCTCCGCGCCGTTGGTAGCGGAAGAACTGCGCGGCCCCGACGACACCGCCTCGGCGCTCGCCGACATCGGCTATCGCCTCGAGGAAGCGGGGTATCACAAGCAGGTGGCGCATCCCGACGGGCACACGCACCTGTTTTACATTGCCGAGGGACGGCACGCGTTGCGGTTTGCCAACGGCCGGCTCTGGACCGATCCCGAAGGCGGAGACCGGGCGCGCCCGAGCGGCGAGTGGGTCTCAATTCTCGAACGGAATGCGACCGCCTTTTCGCCGGGCGTGCTCTTCCGCCCTGTGGTTCAGTCGTATC
It contains:
- a CDS encoding metallopeptidase TldD-related protein encodes the protein MLSMTKGMSAKVLTTALLIAAVLARVTPAAASASNDPLMQAMESELSRSMQRLKLDDFDAPYFISYRLTEIQAVSMEASYGALVSSGGENYRGLVVDVRVGDYAQDNSTDDDSFYFNPRDTDAYRFSRSYAPIDNDTAALRHELWLITDYQYKSALEEYIAERGGQIQKIEKQDAPEDFSMVAPVTISEPIDTLSFDVKRWKNVLRAISARFKREELIYDSDIELRAIAQTRYLLTSEGTRLRTNDHNYSLSMSAHVRADDGMPIDLSYVVKTHDMASLPDSLSMAQSADSLSELLLSLREAPVMDPYTGPAIVLRGASGVFFHEALGHRLEGHRTRRESEGHTFKDKLGSRIIPEFLSVYDDPTRQYAAGVDLYGSYEFDDEGVPSQKAQLVSNGVLESFLMCRTPIHGIASSNGHGRGDIWHQPVSRMGSLFVESSSPITFNDLKSQLLDQCRRQGKEYGLVFEDIEAGETNTSSYGVQTLRVRPRVVKKVYVSDGREELVRGVELIGTPLAVLESIVAASDDLGVFNGVCGAESGWVPVSAVAPSVLISEVEVQRLDRNLKRGPILPPPLHSVDP
- the corA gene encoding magnesium/cobalt transporter CorA; protein product: MIVTHVYQADHGVVRREGIEPFDELIKNPEVVFWVDFLRPADEESYVLTGDFGFHPLAIEDAIGEEAGPKVDDYDSYLFVDFRIADYEVAAGLRVQAVHVFLLRNGVVTVRDEAIRPLDAVARRCRTEERILSRGADFFLHTLLDHMVDHYDVTMEKIEDEVDRVEDEVFRDADDAIVRRVFNLKRDLSHLKRVVTPLREMLDRFSRSRFPLIGSKARVYYRDVFDHMQRINELADSFRDTLNSVLEVYFSTVQSKTNETIKVLTIISTILLPLTFLTGLYGMNFARMPELHWVHGYKFFWGITITVVVGMLWFFKRRKWI
- the bshC gene encoding bacillithiol biosynthesis cysteine-adding enzyme BshC is translated as MMTADPIHTGKIAGRKRLYLDTLYDPDRTGRFFQWPHPSPEAFISCARRVTCNDTVDRARITRLLLRQNEALDAPGAALDNARKLADPKSVCVFTGQQAGLLGGPLYTQYKALAVIGWAAQLEKQLGRPVVPVFWMAADDHDFEEIRWTAFPDTQNDVQRLQLDVPGLPERTPASQITLGDDIHRVLNELQSLQLKTEFSDSVTTALHEDYTPSRTMVEAFGRWMTRMLGPLGLVMFDPSDPEAKSLSAPLVAEELRGPDDTASALADIGYRLEEAGYHKQVAHPDGHTHLFYIAEGRHALRFANGRLWTDPEGGDRARPSGEWVSILERNATAFSPGVLFRPVVQSYLFPVVAAVCGPSEIAYWAQARSLFDRFDLTMPVVLPRVSATITESKTVRAVQSLGHHVADFFGDIEALINRHFEQSFPQDLESRFADERAAWRRRLDELKMTVSTFEPTLEKSFDVGAGRILSMLEQLEKKAFQAHKRKGEEIRAKFYKLAAHLYPEGQPQERIFGIAYYLNKYGFGAIERIRRQLRTDTPDHQLLVP